A window of the Macaca nemestrina isolate mMacNem1 chromosome X, mMacNem.hap1, whole genome shotgun sequence genome harbors these coding sequences:
- the LOC105478056 gene encoding P2Y purinoceptor 8 isoform X1 yields MEETGSPLRTHVPTLLGPRGALPAATSPPAPLSRAPFPLQSRGEDPSRMHVPNSTGPDNATLQMLRNPTIAVALPVVYSLVALVSIPGNLFSLWVLCRRIGPKSPSVIFMINLSVTDLMLASVLPFQIYYHCNRNHWVFGVLLCNVVTVAFYANMYSSILTMTCISVERFLGVLYPLSSTRWRRRRYAVAACAGTWLLLLAALSPLARTDLTYPVHALGIVTCFDVLKWTMLPSVAMWAVFLLTIFILLFLIPFVVTVACYTATILKLLRTEEAHGREQRRRAVGLAVVVLLAFVTCFAPNNFVLLAHIVGRLFYGKSYYHVYKLTLCLSCLNNCLDPFVYYFASREFQLRLREYLGCRRVPGDPLDTRRESLFSARTTSMRSEAGAHPEGLEGAPRPGLMRQESEF; encoded by the coding sequence ATGGAGGAGACAGGGAGCCCTCTGCGAACGCATGTCCCCACCCTCCTTGGTCCCCGGGGAGCCCTCCCGGCAGCCACCTCCCCGCCCGCGCCCCTGAGCCGTGCGCCCTTCCCTCTGCAGAGCCGGGGCGAGGACCCCTCCAGGATGCACGTCCCAAACAGCACCGGGCCGGACAACGCGACGCTGCAGATGCTCCGGAACCCGACGATCGCGGTGGCCCTGCCGGTGGTGTACTCGCTGGTGGCGCTGGTCAGCATCCCGGGGAACCTGTTCTCCCTGTGGGTCCTGTGCCGACGCATCGGGCCCAAATCCCCGTCGGTCATCTTCATGATCAACCTGAGCGTCACGGACCTGATGCTGGCCAGCGTGCTGCCGTTCCAGATCTACTACCACTGCAATCGCAACCACTGGGTGTTCGGCGTGCTCCTGTGCAACGTGGTCACCGTGGCCTTTTACGCAAACATGTACTCCAGCATCCTCACCATGACGTGCATCAGCGTGGAGCGCTTCCTGGGGGTCCTGTACCCGCTCAGCTCCACGCGCTGGCGCCGTCGTCGTTACGCGGTGGCCGCGTGCGCCGGGACCTGGCTGTTGCTCCTGGCCGCCCTGTCCCCGCTGGCGCGCACCGACCTCACCTACCCGGTGCACGCCCTGGGCATCGTCACCTGCTTCGATGTCCTCAAGTGGACGATGCTCCCCAGCGTGGCCATGTGGGCCGTGTTCCTCCTCACCATCTTCATCCTGCTGTTCCTCATCCCCTTCGTGGTCACCGTGGCCTGTTACACGGCCACCATCCTCAAGCTGTTACGCACGGAGGAGGCGCACGGCCGGGAGCAGCGGAGGCGCGCGGTGGGCCTGGCCGTGGTGGTCCTGCTGGCCTTTGTCACCTGCTTCGCCCCCAACAACTTCGTGCTCCTGGCGCACATCGTGGGTCGCCTGTTCTACGGCAAGAGTTACTACCACGTCTACAAGCTCACGCTGTGTCTCAGCTGCCTCAACAACTGTCTGGACCCGTTTGTGTATTACTTTGCCTCCCGGGAATTCCAGCTGCGCCTGCGGGAATATCTGGGCTGCCGTCGGGTGCCCGGAGACCCCCTGGACACGCGCCGCGAGAGCCTCTTCTCCGCCAGGACCACGTCCATGCGCTCCGAGGCCGGTGCGCACCCCGAAGGGCTGGAGGGAGCCCCCAGGCCCGGCCTCATGAGGCAGGAGAGCGAGTTCTGA
- the LOC105478056 gene encoding P2Y purinoceptor 8 isoform X2: MHVPNSTGPDNATLQMLRNPTIAVALPVVYSLVALVSIPGNLFSLWVLCRRIGPKSPSVIFMINLSVTDLMLASVLPFQIYYHCNRNHWVFGVLLCNVVTVAFYANMYSSILTMTCISVERFLGVLYPLSSTRWRRRRYAVAACAGTWLLLLAALSPLARTDLTYPVHALGIVTCFDVLKWTMLPSVAMWAVFLLTIFILLFLIPFVVTVACYTATILKLLRTEEAHGREQRRRAVGLAVVVLLAFVTCFAPNNFVLLAHIVGRLFYGKSYYHVYKLTLCLSCLNNCLDPFVYYFASREFQLRLREYLGCRRVPGDPLDTRRESLFSARTTSMRSEAGAHPEGLEGAPRPGLMRQESEF, translated from the coding sequence ATGCACGTCCCAAACAGCACCGGGCCGGACAACGCGACGCTGCAGATGCTCCGGAACCCGACGATCGCGGTGGCCCTGCCGGTGGTGTACTCGCTGGTGGCGCTGGTCAGCATCCCGGGGAACCTGTTCTCCCTGTGGGTCCTGTGCCGACGCATCGGGCCCAAATCCCCGTCGGTCATCTTCATGATCAACCTGAGCGTCACGGACCTGATGCTGGCCAGCGTGCTGCCGTTCCAGATCTACTACCACTGCAATCGCAACCACTGGGTGTTCGGCGTGCTCCTGTGCAACGTGGTCACCGTGGCCTTTTACGCAAACATGTACTCCAGCATCCTCACCATGACGTGCATCAGCGTGGAGCGCTTCCTGGGGGTCCTGTACCCGCTCAGCTCCACGCGCTGGCGCCGTCGTCGTTACGCGGTGGCCGCGTGCGCCGGGACCTGGCTGTTGCTCCTGGCCGCCCTGTCCCCGCTGGCGCGCACCGACCTCACCTACCCGGTGCACGCCCTGGGCATCGTCACCTGCTTCGATGTCCTCAAGTGGACGATGCTCCCCAGCGTGGCCATGTGGGCCGTGTTCCTCCTCACCATCTTCATCCTGCTGTTCCTCATCCCCTTCGTGGTCACCGTGGCCTGTTACACGGCCACCATCCTCAAGCTGTTACGCACGGAGGAGGCGCACGGCCGGGAGCAGCGGAGGCGCGCGGTGGGCCTGGCCGTGGTGGTCCTGCTGGCCTTTGTCACCTGCTTCGCCCCCAACAACTTCGTGCTCCTGGCGCACATCGTGGGTCGCCTGTTCTACGGCAAGAGTTACTACCACGTCTACAAGCTCACGCTGTGTCTCAGCTGCCTCAACAACTGTCTGGACCCGTTTGTGTATTACTTTGCCTCCCGGGAATTCCAGCTGCGCCTGCGGGAATATCTGGGCTGCCGTCGGGTGCCCGGAGACCCCCTGGACACGCGCCGCGAGAGCCTCTTCTCCGCCAGGACCACGTCCATGCGCTCCGAGGCCGGTGCGCACCCCGAAGGGCTGGAGGGAGCCCCCAGGCCCGGCCTCATGAGGCAGGAGAGCGAGTTCTGA